Below is a window of Pyrobaculum aerophilum str. IM2 DNA.
GGCATATTTCGACTGGGGAGTAGTGTCCGCAGACGGGAGCCACGCATACGCCGAGGCGCGCGGCTACAAAGCCGCGGTGAATCTGTGGAAAATAGTCATATGCGACCCCGCGGGCAGGTGTACGTCGCAACAAATAAACGCCCTGGCGCTGTACATACAGCTAAAAGCCGCGGGCGCCCTCATAATAGAGGACAGAGGAGGGGGGTGCTACCACGTAGAGCTAAAGCCCGTGGAAATAGCCCACAGGAGGCTGGCCGCAAAGGCCGACCTCTGCCTGGACAGATCGGGAGCCCCGACTAAAATCAACGCCGAGTTGCATATAGACGGCGAGGTTGTGAAAATAGGAGGCGCGCCGGCCCGCGTCGAGAGGACGTTCCTGTTCGACCAATACTACGCCATTCACGGCGAATAGGCGGCGCGGTAGGCCTCAGCCACGGGGCCCGCTCCCAAATCTCCCGTCGAGGCGTAATAAAGGGCCCAGTCGGCGGACAGGCCGAAAAGCCAGACTTGGGCAAAGAAGGGGGCGAGAGAGGCGGCCCCCAGCCCGGCCAGAAGGCGGCGGCCCATTCCGGCAGAGGCAAAGGGGAGGGCCGCGAGGAAGTGCCTGTACGCATATCCCCCGAAATCCGGGCGGGAAGAGGCGAGGAGGATGGAGGCTACCAGGCCCAGAAGGGCTAAGACTCCCATACGCCCCGCGAAAAACGCCGCGGCGATCAGCACCGCCCCCTCCACGGCGGTTTTAGCCAGCCACCAGGGCGACGCGGAGAAGAGAAGGCGACCCTTGACGCCAAGTCGGAACCAGCCAGCGACCCCGCGAGCGCCCACAGAATCCACGACTGGGGGAGCAGGAAGAGCGCGGGCGCCAGGAGGACTACCCACCGAGCCCCCCAGAGAAAAGCCGCCGCCGCCGCGAGGATCCCGCCGTATATGTGAAGCCCGGAGGCCAGGGCCAGCGAGGCGAGGACACCCGCCCAAGACCCCTTAGCCGCGAAGTAGGCAGAGGCCCAGACGAGAGGCGCCGCCATACCCCACTGGCCAAACCACAAGGGCTGAGTGGCGAGGAGAGGCCACAAAACCGCGCCGCGCCCCCAGACCTCGGCCAGAGCCCTCCCGCCCAGTGCCGCCGCTGAGACCACGAAAAGAGTCCCCCCAAGGGCCAGCTCGAGGGGAGGGGCCTGGGGGAGGTATGTCAGAGGCGCGTAGGAGGCCCACGCGGGGGAGGCCCTCAGGGCGTACCAAAGCGCCTCGTAATACGGGAGGAGGCGGCCCAGGAGGAAGGGGACCAGGAGGAATTTGCCGAAGGCCAAGGCGAAGGCCAGCGCCGTCTGTCTGTCCCAGAAAAGGCCCCGGCCCAGGGCCAGCAACCCCGCCAGACCCGCCCAGAAGAGAAGCGGGTGCGCCCCGTAGGCGAGGTAGAGGAGGTACATCGCCAGAACTCCCCAGCCAGGGCCGAGGCGCCTTGCCGCAGCCAAGCCGCCAAGAACGGCTAGGGCGATCACAGCCTCAACGCCGCTCTAGCCAAGCCCAAGAGCTCCCCAACTCTCACCACGCCGATGAGGTGCAGAGAGAGAAGCGAGGCGAGGGCCAGGGGCGCGGCCCAGAGGGGTCCCAGGAGGAGGCCCAGGACGGAGAATAGTAAGGCAACTGAGGCGCCCGCCAGAGAGGGGTAGGCACCCACGTCCCTAGCCGCTAGGAGGAAGCCCGGCAGAAAGCCAAGAGCCAGCGCGGCCCCGGGGCCCCAAGGCGCTAGGCCGGAGAGGAGGGCAGAGGAGGCCACCAGCGAGGCCGAAGAGACAAGGCCTAGAGCCGCGAGACGGCCCCAAGACCTCTCCACGTTGTAAACAGCCACGGCAATGTTGACGGCCACCAGCTCAGCCGCAGACACAAGGCCCAGGGCCAGGGAGGGGTAGGCCCCGGAGAAGTCCCTCCCTAAAAGGCCAAAGAGGGGGCCCGCCAGGGCAGACGCCGCCGCCACCAGGGGCACAGTCGCCCCCATCCCCACCCGCGTCACCCTCTCCGCCACCGCCGTGCCCAGCCTGGCCATAACGGGGATGCCGGATGTGGATAGCGAGAAGGCGAAGCTCCCCACCACCAACGCCGCCATTGCCGTGAGGTAGAAAACTCCAGCCGCCGCAGGGCCTGCGACGCGTTCGGCTAAAACGACGCCGGCAGACACCGCGAAGCCCGCCGAGAAGTTATTCCAGTAGTTGCCGGCGCCAGCCGCGAAAACCCCCCGCCAGTTGCCGGGGCGCCCAACGCCTACGACGTAAAGCGCCAGGGAGGCCCCCAAAACGGCGGAGAGGGCGGCGGAGAGGGCCACGGAGAGTACCGCGTCGCGCAGAGCCCAAAGGAGGAGGAGCTTAAAAAAGGCGTTAAAAACCCCCACTGCGAAGTAGAGACGCGGCCTCCCCCCAGCCACGAGGCCGGCCAAAGCAGTGTTCAAAACGAGGTTTGCCAAGGCAAGAGCGCCGCCGAGGGGCCGCCCCGCTATAAGGCCGGCGGCAAAAGCCCCGAGGCCAACCCCCGCGGAGGCCAGGAGGCCGGAAGCCAACGCGGAGCCTCCTCTCTCCGGCACTTCCCTCAACACGTACTGGGCAAAGCCGAAGTTCAGCAACGAAGAGAGGAACACGCCAAACCCCACCTCAGCGGCGGCGGAGCCCACAGAGGCCGCGCCTCCCAGCCCCGCCACTAGCACCCAGAAGAGGAGGCCCCCCACTGAGCCCGCCACAGAGGCCCCCCAGACCCACAGGGCAGAAGAAAGCATTCTCTCCACAAGGCGCTTAAAAGAGGGGGTAAAAAATATTAAGTGGGAGATCTGTCGCCGGTGTGCATAACAGTAGTGCTACCCACGCTGAACGAGGCCCAGGCGCTACCCAAGGTGGTTGAGGAGCTCAGGGCAACCGGTTACCGCGACATACTAGTAGTAGACGGCGGGTCGACTGACGGGACCGTGGAGGAGGCCAAGAGGCTGGGGCTGAGGGTAATAGGCCAGTACGGGAGGGGCAAGGGAATGGCCCTGAGGACGGCCCTCATGTACGTGGAGACTCCCTACGTCGCCGTGCTAGACGCCGACTATACATACCCCCCGGCAGAGCTGAACAAGTTGGTGCCGCTGCTCAGACACTACGACGTCGTTATAGGCGCCAGGCAGGGGAAAATGCCTGCGCTGTACAAGCTTGGGAATAAAGTGCTGGCGTGGCTATTCCGCGTCTTATTCGGCGTGGATCTAAGGGATCCCCTCACCGGGATGTATGTAGCGAGGACGGACGTGCTCCGAGAAGCTGTTACGGAGGCCAGGGGGTTTGATCTAGAGGTGGAAATCCTGGCCAAAGCCCTGGCAAACGGGGCGAGAGTGGCCGAGGTCCCCATACAGTACAGAGAGAGAATCGGCAAAAAGAAGCTGAGGCCCTGGCACGGCGTGGGGATAGCCGTAAAGGCCCTGGAGCTGGCATACCGCCTAAACCCAGCCCTGTTCCTAACCCTAATCGGCGCCCTTATGTTAATACCGGCAGTGGCCCTGGGGGGCTGGGTGGCCTACCGCTACTTCTACCAGGGAGTCCCCCACTACATGCTGGGCCTCGCCGCCCTCTTAATGTTGGTAATAGGCGGCATATCCACTGCGCTACTCCCTCTGCACACCACAATACAACAGCTGAGGGCCTCAATAAGGCGGGCGTTAATCCCGCCAGCGCCTACAGACTGCTTGTCGCCGCTCCCGCAACCGCCGCCTCCCGCGCCTCCCCAGAGGCCCGCCCCCGAGAAAGCCACAGTGCTGGAAAGAGCAGCCCAGGGCCTAATAACCGCCTTCATAGTGTTGCTGGCAGCCGCCGCGTACTACCTGGGGATTGGAGACGCCGCCACGGCCAACAAACTCGCCGAGTGGGCCTACTACGCATTAGCCGGGGGAGTACTAGCAACGTTAATAGACACAGCCATAGCCCAAAGACGGCAAAAACAGCTTCAGCGCCAAGCATTCCGAACCTCACACTCTGCTGTAATAACTTCATAGTCAAATAAGTGTAATATGTCTATGCAAACGCAAAGAGCGAAAAGCTTAAAAACCAGCTCTTAATTCGCTATATGCTCCTGGCGGCGGGGTTTGTGCCTTCGCTTTTGTCGCTTTCGGCGCTTAAAAGCCGCGCTTTGCGCAAGGGAGTTTGGTTTAGACTTGACCCCGCCGCCAGGGCGCTAGTAGACGCAACTCTCCTCTACCTCAAGAGAGGCGGGGTGATTAAATCCCCCGCCTTAATAAACGCCTTGAGGGCAGTGGCAGAGAGAATACTGTCCTCAACCTCACCCCTACGGGTACTGGCAAAGGCTGTGGGCATGGCCATAGCCCGCGCGAGGGGGATTCAAGCAGACGAGGAGAGGGCGATCGCCCTGGGAATACAGTGGATAAATACGCCGAAGCAGTGGAGGCCGCAGGTGGCGGACTGAGACAAAGAAGATATGCATATCAAGCATCCCATGCTGGCTCTGTCGATCATTGTACTCGCATAAAATGGGGGACAACATACCGAGGCATATGAAGCAGATAGACAGGATCCTCAGGAGTAGGTCAACAACAGAAGCGTAAAATGACGTTAGAAGTCACGTAAAAAATGCATTTATGTACCCTATAAGAGCAATTAGACATCCAAAAGGGAGATAGCCAAAAGACTGGAAACTGGACTGAGATATAGAGAGGAAAAATGCACTACCTCTGGATGCCTTTAAACTTAGTTGATATCCTTCGTCAATATGATCTAAATAAATGTCCAAGCCTTTAATAACAATAATAATACCTACTCTAAATGAGTGTCATAATATACCTATGGTTCTAAAGGAAATACATAAGAGATTCAGTAAGGAGGCAGAGATAATAATTGTAGACGGCGGCTCTATTGACTGTACTCTAGACAAAGCCAAGGAGGTATCTCAGACGCTTGGAATGGA
It encodes the following:
- a CDS encoding glycosyltransferase family 2 protein; its protein translation is MGDLSPVCITVVLPTLNEAQALPKVVEELRATGYRDILVVDGGSTDGTVEEAKRLGLRVIGQYGRGKGMALRTALMYVETPYVAVLDADYTYPPAELNKLVPLLRHYDVVIGARQGKMPALYKLGNKVLAWLFRVLFGVDLRDPLTGMYVARTDVLREAVTEARGFDLEVEILAKALANGARVAEVPIQYRERIGKKKLRPWHGVGIAVKALELAYRLNPALFLTLIGALMLIPAVALGGWVAYRYFYQGVPHYMLGLAALLMLVIGGISTALLPLHTTIQQLRASIRRALIPPAPTDCLSPLPQPPPPAPPQRPAPEKATVLERAAQGLITAFIVLLAAAAYYLGIGDAATANKLAEWAYYALAGGVLATLIDTAIAQRRQKQLQRQAFRTSHSAVITS